AGCCGGCTGGAACCCCTCTTAAGTTATTGTTCATCAAACCaaccgaacagtgtttttctctcaccacaaaccagccggaacagtgtttttcagccaagtttcagaccagcgaacagggcTATAATTTATGTGTGAGTAGCCATTTAGAGTTATTGGTTTTCATTTATTTCCAGTACTAGTATTTTATTGTTCGTAATCATGCTCATGATTCATTTAAATTGTTGTTTTGCATTATATTATTCCACCGGAGCGTAGAGATCGAAACCATCTTGGTTCAACATTCAACTCATTCATTAGAAAAATCAGGGGAACTGCAAGTGCGACCCACTTATTGAGAGCCCGTTTAAGGGCTCCTCTGCACGGGCACCTCCGTCGATGGAGCCGGAGCACTTCGGCCGGGGCCCAAAAAAGCAACTCCGCCTTCGTACAGTGAAAATGGCTATGACTCCTCTTCGATGGGTGTAGACTAGAAGATGCACTTCTCTACGTCGTGTCATTCGTTGCAACTCCTCCGAGTTCGGTGCCAAAGCTGTCGATGGAACTAGAACCGTAGTCAGACCAAACTGGTCCGAAATCTCGTAACAACGACAATGAACGGTAACTATTCCACGTTCCTATTCCCTTCCGGGAACATGACTGCTAAGCAGCCACCCGCATCAACAAGGCAACTGACGAACAAGCAAAGCATCACCTACCTCACACGGAGCTGCAATCTAAGGCTGAAAAACTGATGGCTGAGACATGTGATCTTCGGGAGCCTTCAAATGTCCATCAAAAACCGTTACATTCACACCTGGATCGAGTTGATCCATCACCATTTCATTTCACATAAGCTAATAATTAATATATGTAGGGGCGGATCCAGCCCCCCTACAGCTGGTACATCAATGAAAATATGGGAAGGGTGATGGAGAAGAAAaggtggaggaaagaagaaaaatggagagagagaggaggaagaagaagagaccagcccCCCTTAAATCTtgttctgcatccgccactgAGTATATGCATAAGAAATAAGTTGTTCCACTAAAATTTATGGCATGAACTCATGATACATCACCTCATGATGTATAGGGTGACTCCGTAGACTAAACACACCCTCAAAAGATACGCGAATGACCCAAACTTTGGCGAACATCAGACAACTTCTGATCAAATTATAGTGGGAAATAAATAGAAAGGATGATGAGAGGGGAAATATCAAGGAGATCTTTGCAGGAATGAAGAAATCGTTCATCTTACCTCCTGACCCGTTATAAGCAGTTTTAAGatgattttgttttttttgtttttggttaaatctttgaaaaaatcataGTACATCAcagaaaattataaaatagaaaatccaattttgttggactccacatgagtagatctacacaatgaacatataatatggtatgttttaatacaaaatttttactgtggctttagatctatgattttttgtaattagttagaaTAATTTATATCTGCAGTTTCTATAGTTTAATTGTGATAAAaaattttatggtgggctaattattgtataattgaactatagtaaaaatttcatactcattgaatCATATTTAGCAAAAATCAGCTATATAGCCTAGAGAGAGAGCTACATTAACGTCGTCTACACGCACTTGCTTGCGCATCTGTAACGACTTTAGCGTACTCTACCTACAGCCTTGAGATTATCAAAGAAACGAGGAACACTGCAAACGATCGTATAGACAGCTGCCACTCTGACATTTCTGGGAGAAGTTTTCGTTGGTTTTAGCCAGCCTAAAtcagccaaccaacagtgtttttctctcacagtaaaCCCGCAACAGCCAGCCCAAACTAACCAAAAACCAATCAACGAACATGCCGGTTTCTTGCTGACGCAACGTCTTACTTGCTCTCGTATAGTCGTATGGTATCGTCAACCTCTCGTCGCTGTGCTTCACTACACCCGCTTGCCTCCATCGCCGGCGGCTTTCGCGTACACGCCGGAGTCGGTTCTCAGAATGATGGTGGTGGCGTCCTTGGACACGGAGATGGCCGAGTTGTCCACGTACGACAGCGGGCCGGGCCGGATCAGCGGCCGCGTGTCCTCCACGTCACGGTCCTCGTCCTCGCCCTCCTCCTCGTCTTCCAGGTAGGCGTACCTCGTCGAGCTCTGCGAGGGCGCCCACATGAGGCAGACGGCGCACAGCAGCGAGAAGGAGATGAGCTGCCACACTGCCGGGATCACCCACGCCGCGCGCCACCGCTCGTTGTACTCGTCCGTCGACTTGAAGTGGATCTGCAAGCGAAGCGCATAGCAATTTGTAGATGGTCAGGCAGGATGCTTGGTGACCGCAAGTTTTGTCACTGTCTAGGAAAGACGGAGTGCAGGGTAATGCAGAAGTGTTCTTTCTTTCTGCTGGACATCATTCTGACGTCCTGATTGGTTTctactgtcacatcgaatgtttagacacgtacatagagtattaaatatagactaattacaaaactaattatacaatttatgactaatttacgagacgaaccttttaagcctaattagtccatgatttgataacgtggtgctacagtaaacatatgctaatgatagattgcTTAGGCTAAaaatcgtctcacaaattagcctccatctatgtaattgattttgtaattaatctatatttaatgctctttattagtatctaaacattcaatgtgacatgaattttaggagcaatTAGAGAACCAAGCACGCCCTCATAGGGTTTTTTTTGTACTGTATAAAGAGATGGGCATTCTGGAGGTACAGGATCAACTTGTTACCCGGAGGGCAGGGCCATCATCTGATCAGTCACAAAAGATGGTTCTTTCCCTATCCATCATGCACCCCAAAACATTTACCAGCACATTGGCAGCGACAGGTTGATCGATAAAAGTCACAAGAAGAGGAGTCTTTCGCTATCGATCTTGTTCTGAACATTTGGGCTAAGATCCAAAGAAAAACTAGCAATGTTGACTGTTCAACAGGATGGGTCAGGCTAAGGCTATGCAGTGCTCAACTCAAACTGGAACGTGTTCCCGATCAGATGCTGAAAGGAACAATTCTGGAGTGGCGAGAGACTGGACAGCAAGAGTAGTTGAATGAATGCAGGCTCCTGTTTACACAAAAAAAGGGGGTTTGTTTGGTAGAGTTTACCTCAAATGTGATCCAGCCGAGTGACACGGCCACCGCGATGATCAAAGcgttgttcaacctccggtacatCTCCAGCTTCGCCGTCATTCGTTTTGCCTGCAAGCATTGACAAGTTCCTGCATTTATGATGTTGAAGAATTCTCAAGAAAACAAGCCGAAATGGTCGACCGGAACAAGCTTTGCTCCtcaccttgagcttgttcagcgTTTTCGACAGCGAGCTGAATATCCAGTACACGAACACCGCGTTGAGGGCCGCCACAGGGAGCACGAGGAACAGCCTCCTCGTGGGCGACGGCGAGTGGTCGCTCACGGTGCCGACGTTCTCGCTGACCTCGAGCGCCTCCGCGGCGGCGAAGAACGCGGCGCCGAGGCCAGCCACCCTGGCGCTCTTGAGCCCCGCCAGCGCGGGCCGCACCACGCCGTGGCCCATAGCCACGGCCAGCACCAGCACGCGCGCCGCCGCGCCGCGGAGCGCGCCGGACGTGGCCGCCCAGAACTTGCCACCGCGGGGGCGGACGCCGGACTCGTTGAACTCGGCGAGGTCGAAGTACCAGGTGGCGGCCTCCAGCATCCCCAGCGCGATCACCAGCGTGGCGCAGCTCTGGAGCGGCACCACCTCCCGCCAGAACCGCGCGCACTGCGCGAACCAGTACGCCGCCAGGGCCGCGAACGCCAGCGACGTGGCGCCGTAGAAGGGCAGCAGCGGCGCCATCCGCCCCGGGAGGTATCCGCGGCTGTTCTTCCAGATGGTCTTGCCCAGCGCGGCCATCTGCCCGCCGGCGAGCGAGGCGTCGCAGTGGACGAACAGGAGGGTGTACATGCCGGTGCGCGCCATGGCGACGGTCTCGTCCGGGAACGCCGCCTCGAGGCTGCCCGGGAGGAAGGAGGCCGCGAACACCCTGGGCCAGCCGGTGCCGTTCCGCACGCGGTACGTCGCCGTCCCCTCGGTGCACGCCCCGAGCCTCGCCATGTCCGGCGTGCAGCAGAGCGCGTGACCGCCGGAGACGGAGACGTCCGCGCCCCCGACGGCGTCGCGGTCGCCGGCCTCGAAGATGACCGCCGTGACCGTGGCCGTGCGGTTGCCGTCCTCCTCGGCCGCAGCGGCCGACTCGGGCGTCCTTCTGAACGCAACCTTCTCGAAGCTGCGCGCGCCGTCGGCCGATCAAGAAATACATCGCGTCAGCGTCACCTCGAAATCCCCTCCCCAAGTCCTCGAGAAGGCAAGGAAGCGATGAATTGATCCTCTGACGCGGTTTCATACGTACGTACCGGATGAACGCGGCGGCCTTAGCGGAGGCGTAGACGCCCTCGCTGCCGCCGTGGAGGACGAAGGCGTTGCCGTCGGCCGCGAACCGTTCGCCGGCGTAGTCGTGCACCGACGCGTCGGCGCAGAGGAGGGCGGACGACGTGAACAGCGAGACCACGGCCACCAGGAGGCGGGTGAGGCTCGAGGAGGCCATTGACATCATACGAGGGGAGAGCGGCGGGCTTCCTGCCTTCCTGCGCGTGCTCGTGGTGCACTGGCACTTGCCTGGAGCATCCGCGTTGAGTTGAGCAGGATATAGAAATAGAAATACGGGAGGAGAAGCGGGATTGGGATCCCAAGGAGAAGAGAGGAGTGGAGTGGAAGAAGAACGGAAGCGGAGACTTTGACGTGGAGAAGGAACGAATTGTTAGGTCCACGCCCAAGCCGTTGCCATTGCCACGGCCCACGGGAACAGAGGAACGCCACAAGGGAACAGTGGCCAGGATTACTCGCCAGATGATGAAAATCAGGCAGAACTGCGTTGATGATGAGAAAACAAAAGCAAATAGGACAAGCGAGATAAGATTAGCCCATGCTGACCGGCATGCGAGGTTTTGCCTTGAGAATATCTATCCTCACTATTGGTTTCATTTTCATTACTTCGTTAGGCACTATGGGTTTTGTTTATGGAGTTTTTTTTCTTCTCAGATACACAAAAGATTTGCGCATTATTGTATTAAGATCGAGAAAATGGTTGTTTTTACATCGACGCGCCGATCCAGCGCACTAGGCGGGACTACTGGTTGGTTTACAATGAGCTCATCCCTGCCTAGCGGACTGAGTACATGGTGACTATTCATGCAAAAGGCAACCTAACTATGGGTTTTGTTTATGGAGTAAATTATTAGGTTCCACGAATGAATCTTCCAAGATCATGCAAAGAAATTATTTAGAGAGTATTAGAGTAAATACACAAATAAATTGAACATCTAAGATATGCATGCCTTATACTAGTAGGAATAGGATTGCCAATAGAGATATGGGAGAAAGATATCTATCCCATTCATTTCACGCGTAATAATCACAAAAGGAAACTAATAAATGACGAGGCCACCAGCTGGTCATATTTGTTTTGATAACATAAGTCAACTATGCTAAATGACAAGCAACTTTCAAAATGCAAAGTAAATATGAAGATACCAAAATAAATAAGCACCTACCTCTATGTCTTAAAGCATCTCATGGAAGACCTGACGTTGCGCTTGATTAATTACAAAGAAAGACCTTGTGGTAAACAATAAAAGTGTGTGTTTTGCTCACGGTTTTTCTCAACAATACAAGAATCGATAATGCAATAGATGACTCACTGACGACACCTATAGAAATGCGAAGATATGTCTTAACCGACCGGCACCAAACAATATGCATGCTTAACCAAACATCTCGTTAAAACTTAAAGCTGCCCACACACTTATTTTGTTCTTGATTACGAGGACATTTTAGTAAAATGATACAAGTTTGCTATTCGCTCAAAGGTGACTTActcttgatgttgcaaaaatcGACGATGTGACGCAATCAAGCAACAAATGACAGACTGACAATAAGAGTAACGGTAGATGCAGAAAAAAAAactacaaccaacacaagatcagCACCAAACAATAGTCGATATACATGCTTATAAACAAATAACAATAGGCCAGTGGATATAATGAGATGGATAATCTCTGTTTTTGATCCAGGGCGACGTACACGTACACTCCAACCCATGATCGATGATCTGATCTGCCTGTCCTACTACGCTACGACGGCGAGGCACCAAAACGGCCGGATTGTGGGCGGTGTGCCTTGGTACTCGAGTGAATAAATGCCAGCACTTCTTTTTGTTCGTTAGATCGCATCAATCATGCTTATCAGTTAtaatatagtgtttttctctcacaataaaatagtATCAACCGATTTATAAGCTATAGAAACGATCAAACGAACCTTTGCTCGTGGCCTTGGCAAGCGTGCATAACTGCACACTGCATCTTGGCAAGGGCAGAGCTGGAATTGAGGGTCCTTGACGTGCTATCAGACGACCGCGTGTCCGTCCCTCCCCATTATAGCGGGTAAAGTCTTCCCATCCTTCAGCGTCGGATTAGTCCTAATAAACGTCTAGCCTATTCGTACGACGCAGTACGTGCTGCCAAAAGAAACTTGTGAGTGGTCTGGCCAAACTCGCAGAAAAACAATTGCGGCGTTGGCCAATTGGACCGAAAACCACAAGGAATTGGGCAGGGAACCAGCCAGATTAACCTAACTATGGGCCTGGTTCCTTAGACCGAATTTTAGTCAATGtcctatcggatgtttggacatatgtatagagtattaaatatagactaaaaaataactaattacacagattgtgagacgaattttttaagcctaattagtctatgatttgacaatgtggtgctacagtaaatatttgctaatgatgggttaattaggcttaataaattcgtctcgtaaattagtctccatctgtgtaattagttttataattaactcatatttagttcttctaattaacatccgaacgtccgatgtgacatggactaaaatttagtccgtggaaTCAAACACCCCTGTGTTTATCATATATCATGTTGCATTTTCAACGACTGGGAAGATGCACTGTTACCGGCGCGGCAGTGCTTGCTTTGCAATTCTATGGTCTTTGTTAAATTATTTTGAAAATGGAAAAACATCGGCTTGCATTTACGTGACGGTGTGGCCATGATGTGGTCGATGGAAATCTAAGGTAAGTCTCTTTCTTTTATTTAACTTTTAATAAAATAATTGACTTCTAAATCACGTTAAGCCTACGCACTTTAGGGTTTAGTCGTTTGGACAGACTCTCGGATCGGCCAATCAATTGACAATTTGACAGTAACAAGTCAACGTTGCTTTTGTTCTCTCTAAAGTTATTATTTGTTCTTCTCAGGGAAAAAAAATATATACCGTCTATTATATTCATCAACTATAGATGACATGGTTATAGAGAGACTTGAATGAGTAAAATGTGTGTTGTTCTATGTAGTCCTAACGTAACTATCCCAACACCCTTTCTTTAGTTGTCTTTATGCTGAATTTCTTTGGCATCACatattgcatttgatatgtaTCTCCTATTGAAGTACTAGGCAACTTCATGATTAATTCCAGAGTATGGATCATGCAGATACTAGCATGTATAAACGAATCATGAGACCAATCCACATGCAAATTCTCATGTCTTATTTATTTGATAACACAATTGCTTGCCAAATCATGCATTCTAATAAACGAACCTGGACTCAATTCTCATCTACattaataacatataatatgagTATATCATACAATAATCAACCCGGTCATGTTTGTAATGCGAGAACTTTTGCATGCTCCTGcattttttctataaaattgaACTGACTCCTGCGAAATTCTTGCACGATCCCTacgttccaaacatgcccttaatcgtgttgtcattcaatcaaccAAAGCCCACTTAGGTTCTAAACACACTTTCAAGGACAACAATATTTTTTGATCTAGGAAAATAAAATTATATTCTAGAATATAATAGTTTATAACATGCGTCTCTATTATAGTATTAAAAAGAGATCATTTTGAAATATACCACCGAACATCACatgaaaaaacaaaaataataaaaagtagAACCAAACATAAGCGAAAACGAAAACAATAAAATGGAAAAAGCAACGTAATACGGGGAAGTAGGAAAAATACATCACATGGATACTACTCAAACAACCTAAAATATACCACAAAATGTCTCACAGTACAATGTgagtgtcggtgtttcagaccggggggtcctcaaccaaccagtaaatatgaactgcgtgcccctaattccggatggtgatgcaaagagacacaaggtttatactggttcaggcaatcgaggccctatgtccagtctgagagatcgatcttgtattccttgcaccgaagtgctcgtagtagggggttacaagctagggagagagggagctagtcctaggtctcggcaaggtgtcgcgTGGGTcgtttgagacgttgctctcaggcgattgggatgtgtgcgtgtgcgtgttacaaggtgttcctcCTCTTGTCCCCCCCCCTCTAAGTGGTCCAAGTCCtcgccttttatagttgaagggaagacaaggacagtacatgtgttaactatgcggtgtcgtgccaacaggggcggcatgtccgagccctgtgacCTGTtcctgtggcctattcctgtggcgACGTGGTCGTCggtgtggtccgtccttggagcactggggcggcgtgctagttccatccgatcctatgcgtcgtgAGAGCCCTGGGACCGTCTcgaagtgggtgcggcggtggacgtgcaaactgctgtggatggactgtgcgtgaggccgaggcttggccggtgccgaggctgcaccgtaatggggggtctcggcgggcacgatccccaagatagccgagaccttggtgcacagtgccgaggccccgagtgggcggctggtctggtgcgtcggcttggaggcggtgatgtccCGGGacaagttgtccgtgcgatgttgttttcgaggcggggatggcgggacacagtgcagtgtgggcgctgatcgtgggcacagcgtcagaacatagtggccggtaatccccgccgtgccctgtcccggtcggtatggcgctgatgtgacctcaggtcccatcggccattccgtGGCGTCGAGCCCTCGTCCggcggagattgcgggagtggttgaagtattaatgagacacgacATGCTGTCAGgaaggtcggccgaggcgggagGGCGATGGGCCGCGGACGAAccagcctcgagcgacacggagaatgagacctcgcgcgagacggagatcggactccttgccgaggccttccgtgagaggcctcgcgcgacacggagaatgcaccccctgccgaggccttccgtggggagcctcgcgcgaggcagagatTACGTTCCCTGCTGAGGCCTCCTATGGAGAGcttcgcgcgaggcggagattgcgtcaggacaccgagacctcctgcgcgaggctcgaggtgAGCGCGGAGGGCTTGGTGGGCCCGgttgtggcgggtgaggggcccacggcttatcttctagctttgttttttgatgggacctaagcgacccctttgatgttcgctcagggtaccccgttctaaggtacccgacaatagcccccgagcctctgggggagtgcgtgcactctccctgagggtttgccgaggcttggttcgtACCTGCTCCCGtgggaattgggttttgtttcttgaggttccggtgggtgcgcgcgagcgcacccgccgggtgtagcccctgaggccctggaggagtggagttactcctacAGGGGCTTTTTTATTTTCGTgtttgaacgagtagttcttatcgcatttgccgagcccataatcgcaagttcgggttgcgggggtctcggcgaggctgcagaaagagccctctagcctccacacagagcgagaggttcgtcaggggtccctctgactttgggtacgaccctcacacttccttttgctcagaaggaggggtggaatgtgccaggctacccttgatgggcacgagcgtgggcacttccggtgagctgttagcaggtgagtccgagtggaggcccgtaccccgttcgctaggggacggctagtggtccagagacgcactccaagagtaccagagggtttctctagtgggtgccgaggccgttcgctgggcctcggtggcttggtgcctccctacggtgggatcccattcggagacttccctgccggtctcggacatgacttaggacgccccgagcgattgctcgctcgggcctcggccattcgtaggctcaccccgaagtcgtccctgactctgttgccctgaggcggctatcgaaacctcttggaggcccagccttcgaacccctggaccgtaacgggctcggtgccctttgtcgtgttttgtaatgaaacctctagcgtgggcttggaccgtttgtcttggtcttgggtgcaagaggagcccccgagcctccgcctagaacaagagggcggtcgggggtcccctgactttttcatccgaccctcacatatccttttcgttcagacggagggtttgtttgccgagcccattctggtcttgacaaggttacaggaagagcccctagcctctgcatggagcgagagggccatcgggagttcccctgactttttatacgcccctcgcgcgtgagggtttgtttgccgagcccccttttgggcgcgagcccgggttgtggggtctcggcgtatttgcaggaagagccccctagcctctgcttagagcgagaaggccgttgggggttcccctgactttttgtgtgaccctcacgcttccttttcgctcggaaggaggggtggaatgtgcctcactaccctcgatgggcatgagcggtggcacttccggtgagctgttatcgggtagtccgagtggaggcccgtaccccgttcgctaggggacggctagtggtctagagacacactccaagagtaccagaggatttctctagtgggtgccgaggccgttcgctgggcctcggtggctcggtgcctccctacggtgggatcccattcggagactttcctccggtctcggacacgactttgggcgtcccaagcgtttcgcttgcttgggcctcagccccgtataggctcacccgtggtcgtccctgactctgttatcctagggtgGCTGttgaaaccctttggggcccagccttcgaacccctggatcgtaataggctcagagcctggttccttcatacgaaaggaataggccgcggggaatatcttccccattggctcggcaacgggtggcgcgccttttgaggcggtttcatggggagacGAAACGacacctgctgccgtagtggccgagcgtgatgtggtggatgggacataactgtcctcgcatttaatgcgggagacgtgggcgcgtgggccggcgaaatcggctcgtggttaactgcgccggatcggGGGAAAATCTCTCCGATTTCGTCGCCCATTCGTTTCGCCTccaccctgcataaatacccgaagagtctcgcccctcctcgtcttaccttgcctgcattagcaccgcctccatcgagccgtcgctagagcagcgggtgccgggaagaagaggagagaagagcgagcctagggagaaagcgagaaaaaagcgagagcgtgggagagagaaaaaaaactcaccgccgcacccgattcctccatcgcacccatggccggcgacatcgtcattgtcgaggcggacccctgggacccgtcggacgtcaccgaggagatgcttcagtcgcttgtcgacggtggactccttcgcccagtgacagaccccaccaggccagagtggattgctccgtacggcgagctagagccgaggcctcgcgacggctacatcgtgagcttcatctcctttcacgagcacggcctcggtgtcccggcggaccggttcatgcgggcgctcccgcactactacggcgtagagctccacaacttcaatcccaactccatcgctcaagcggctatctttgttgcgtctgcgaggggtatttggggattgctccccattgggagttgtggctccacctatttcgggcgaggcatactaccaagccgacgggcacgtcgggtaagaggaaggcgacgagggctggcggctgcactctccaggcgcgccaggaccgcctgcacctctacatcccggcccaactcgcgtcctccaattgccggtggtacacgagttggttctacctctgcaacgacgacggaggacttcccccttacactgggcggattgtggagagttgcccagagagatggaagtacggcatCCCGAAGgatgaccagcccaagctgcagccgcttctggacGGGTTGGCGAGGCTACGGGGCCATGGTCTTACCATggttgtggtcgtggccgccttccaccgccagagggtgttgccgctgatggctcggcgccggcggctattcgagatgaagccgggtgagcccattgagggtagccagatgtcctcctctgccctttccgacaaggaaattcttcatcgggtgggggagacggtagaggcgaagctgaggggcggcaacctgacccctatcgcgatgcggccgtcgcgggggttcctttcgctggtaagtcgcatgccgctgtagcctccgagcctcctcaatctccccttaccccttgtttccttatgcgcgttcgtcgttcctgtaggggatgagggacgtgcgctcctctcctctgcccgttcccgaggacgcgaggcggcgggcgatcaaccgcgcgcaTGCCGACGCGCAGAAAAAACAAAAAGACGCCAAAGCAGCGAAGCGCATGAAGCAACTCCTCGCGCGTGAGGAGCTAGATAAGCGCCgtcgtcaacaaaggaaggagggtctcccgctggaggaatccccgtcgat
Above is a genomic segment from Miscanthus floridulus cultivar M001 chromosome 3, ASM1932011v1, whole genome shotgun sequence containing:
- the LOC136547202 gene encoding uncharacterized protein, coding for MMSMASSSLTRLLVAVVSLFTSSALLCADASVHDYAGERFAADGNAFVLHGGSEGVYASAKAAAFIRFEKVAFRRTPESAAAAEEDGNRTATVTAVIFEAGDRDAVGGADVSVSGGHALCCTPDMARLGACTEGTATYRVRNGTGWPRVFAASFLPGSLEAAFPDETVAMARTGMYTLLFVHCDASLAGGQMAALGKTIWKNSRGYLPGRMAPLLPFYGATSLAFAALAAYWFAQCARFWREVVPLQSCATLVIALGMLEAATWYFDLAEFNESGVRPRGGKFWAATSGALRGAAARVLVLAVAMGHGVVRPALAGLKSARVAGLGAAFFAAAEALEVSENVGTVSDHSPSPTRRLFLVLPVAALNAVFVYWIFSSLSKTLNKLKAKRMTAKLEMYRRLNNALIIAVAVSLGWITFEIHFKSTDEYNERWRAAWVIPAVWQLISFSLLCAVCLMWAPSQSSTRYAYLEDEEEGEDEDRDVEDTRPLIRPGPLSYVDNSAISVSKDATTIILRTDSGVYAKAAGDGGKRV